In Rosa chinensis cultivar Old Blush chromosome 1, RchiOBHm-V2, whole genome shotgun sequence, a genomic segment contains:
- the LOC112195308 gene encoding protein JINGUBANG: MFHPMTLSENKRLSVTPLLSATAASTSSISSTSSEASEESPPTSARFELQDIKYHHFPCTHLSGSFSYRSLAVLAGHKGSISCLSLCGEFILSASQGKDIIVWQQPDLRPFTKFGQGDGSVKAVVTVGNKVFTAHQDSRIRVWKVSRSSENVFKLVDTLPTTKDYLGKFMKQSNYVQTRRHHKKLWIEHADSISCLAFYNGLIYSGSWDKTLKVWRVSDLKCVESIKAHDDAINGLVAGKGIVYSASADGKIKAWGKEGKSSHCLKGILEGHKDVSFNSVIVSEDGRWVYGGGSDGFVMGWEVCTSDGDQVASWKLVCETKAHQMAVLSMCLMGEMLCSGSADKSIGIWKREAFGKLSKIGIISGHEGPVKCLQASPNSVGGGFMLYSGGLDKSLRVWWVSKPSTTQRSTEEKSIILS, from the coding sequence ATGTTTCATCCCATGACTCTTTCAGAAAACAAACGCCTCTCAGTTACTCCCTTACTCTCTGCCACAGCAGCAAGCACCAGCAGCATCAGCAGCACAAGCAGCGAGGCCTCCGAAGAAAGCCCGCCGACCTCAGCACGTTTCGAGCTCCAGGATATCAAGTACCATCATTTTCCATGCACGCACTTATCCGGGTCCTTCTCCTACCGATCACTGGCTGTGCTTGCCGGCCATAAAGGCTCGATTTCGTGCCTGTCCTTATGTGGAGAGTTCATTCTCAGTGCTTCACAAGGCAAAGACATCATCGTGTGGCAGCAGCCTGATTTGAGGCCTTTCACCAAGTTCGGACAAGGCGATGGCTCGGTGAAGGCGGTTGTGACCGTTGGGAACAAGGTCTTTACGGCTCATCAAGACAGCAGGATCAGAGTTTGGAAGGTTTCGCGGAGTTCAGAGAATGTGTTTAAGCTTGTGGACACACTGCCTACAACGAAAGACTATTTGGGGAAGTTCATGAAGCAAAGCAATTATGTGCAAACGAGGAGGCACCACAAGAAGTTGTGGATTGAACATGCTGATAGTATCTCTTGTCTGGCTTTCTATAATGGGTTGATTTACTCTGGATCGTGGGATAAGACCCTTAAGGTGTGGAGGGTTTCGGATTTGAAGTGCGTAGAGTCGATTAAGGCTCATGATGATGCCATTAATGGGTTGGTGGCAGGTAAAGGGATCGTATATTCTGCTTCTGCCGATGGAAAGATCAAGGCTTGGGGAAAAGAGGGGAAGAGCTCACATTGCTTGAAGGGTATTTTGGAGGGTCATAAGGATGTTTCTTTCAATTCGGTGATTGTTTCCGAGGATGGGAGATGGGTTTATGGAGGCGGTTCGGATGGGTTTGTGATGGGATGGGAAGTGTGTACTAGTGATGGTGATCAAGTTGCGAGTTGGAAGTTGGTTTGCGAAACAAAAGCGCATCAAATGGCAGTGTTGTCAATGTGTTTGATGGGGGAGATGTTGTGTAGTGGATCAGCGGATAAGAGTATTGGTATATGGAAGAGAGAGGCTTTTGGGAAGCTTTCCAAAATTGGGATTATTAGTGGCCATGAAGGGCCAGTCAAGTGCTTGCAAGCATCGCCGAATAGTGTTGGTGGTGGATTTATGTTGTATAGTGGAGGCCTTGACAAGAGCTTAAGAGTTTGGTGGGTTTCCAAGCCCTCCACAACACAGAGGAGTACAGAGGAAAAGTCCATCATCTTGAGTTAG